Part of the Brassica oleracea var. oleracea cultivar TO1000 chromosome C8, BOL, whole genome shotgun sequence genome is shown below.
ACGGGTTTAGATCTTAATCTTGCATTGTAGTATATTAATCTATTTTTTCTGTTCTTTTCTTTTAATTTCTCACTTTCACTTAGGATTTGGGACTTGACTTATAAATATTTCAGTTTAACTCGAAAGTGTGTCCGATCAAACTAAGCTGGAACATTGGTCTCAATAAATCGCTAGACGGTACTTACTTTATAAGGAATTAGTGATTATGTGGCCGTCTAAACCGATTTAACAACACGCTTTACCAAATTATTGATATAGTTCCATGTTCAAACAAAGCTCAAGGCAGAAATCACCCCATAGATATACCCAAATAGATCAAAATCATCTGATACCATGAGACCTGGTAGTGTGCGGTAAGATCCATGTATCGACGAATGGGAGATGTGAACTGAACGTAACCAGGAATTCCGAGCACTCCATGTCGAACGGGACATCTGAAATTCATTTCTGCAGCACGCATTACTTTGACAATGGATGCAGAACGAACAGGCGCAAATGCAGACACGTCAATGTTTGACTGTGGCTGTCCTCTATATGCGCAAATGCAGACACATTCTCTGTCTATTGGCAACTTTATTGATAAACAAAGGAGAAAGTCTTGAAACTGATTGCACCAAGTCAACTGGTTGACTTTAGTTGTGATCTCTCAGATCCTGAAACGGACCACACACAACTCCTAAATCTTAATGCCTAAGCTTTGAACTAGTTGACTTTGAAACTCACAACAAGGTTGGTTCTCTCTCTCACAATCTCAAAGCTATTTTTTCTCTAAAGCCCAATCCTCAGATTCATCTCCTTTTGTTGTTGTTTTCCGGGTCTCTAAAGTCAACTTAGTTGCAGAATTTGATCGTTGCTGATTCAAGAAGATGGGGACAACACTGGGGAAGCCCTTTGTCGGTTTATTCCAAGAAACCGAACCGAGAATAGTGTTATTCGGCCTCCCCGGTACCGGAAAATCATCGATACTCCACAAACTCAAAACAGGTGAAGTGCTTTCCACAAACATGCCCACCGTTGGTAAGTAAAAGCAAAGCACATCATACTTTTTCTTATTCACATCATTGTTTTCATATAAACTATTCAAACAAAGAAGGGATCAATGCTTCTAGGATTAGACATGGAAAGCTTTAAATACAAGAACTCGAGCTTCTATTTCGTTGAAATGGGCGGGCAATATCGGTATAGGGTATGTTAAGTCGTTTTCTTTTCACACCAGCTTAAAAACAAAAACATTTAATATCCATACCTCATGATGGCTTTGGTGCCGATGATACCGTTATGGAAACATTACTTTCAACAAGTATCAGGGTTTGTGTACGTGGTCGATACCAAAGACAGAGAGCGAATGGAAGAGACAAAGAGTTTCCTTCACATGGTGATGGATGAGGTAACAAACCATGTCTCTTTTAAACATCTAGCAAGTTGTGTATAATGCCAAACATTTGATTCCCTAGATTCAGATACAGGGGAATGTACCGGACAATGTTGCTGTTCTTGTTTATGCAAACAAGCATGAGGTTCCCGGTGCTATGACTGCATATGAGATCAGTAACGAACTTGATCTCGCTTCTCTTCGTCAAAAAAACTGGCAAAGAAACTGGTAAAATGAGATATAAACTACCTTGTCAAGCCTATAATCCAGCAATTAAGATTGATTTTTTCTGATAATTTGTGCTGCTTGTTAGGCATGTTCAGAGCTCATGTGCACTAAGTGGTGACGGTTTACATGAAGGACTCGACTGGCTCCTGAAAAATGCTGAGAGAATGTAACAAAGTTCTGATATTATTTAACGAATCTTCTGTTTCAAGTTATTAAGCTCTTCGCGCTTATAATATTTCCATGTTTCTTAGACATAACTGAAGCACAAAACTAACAGCATAACAAAGATGCCTTCATAAAATTCTACAAAGATTTGAGAGTTTCTCTTTAGAAAAAATAGACAGACACTTTTTACTTGGTTTCTTGAACTGGAACAGAGCTTTTATTGTCGACCGAATCTGAAGTATTTTCCTCGGACACTTTGAAGAAAGTGTAAGACAATATCAGATTGTTGATTCCGTCCATTCTTGGATCAGTCTCAAACTCCGGATCAATATAGAAGAAGACCTGCAAACCAAAGTTAAACGAATGGGACTTAATTAAGGAGTACTAAACTGAAACAAGAAGGAAAGGGTAAGCCACCAACCGGCATGTCGATCTGTTCTCCGGGAAGAAGTCGCTGCTCCTCAAAGCAAAAACATTGTATCTTGTTGAAATAAACTCCCGCCTGGAAAAACCAACAAGAGTTGGAGAATCAATGGAAAGATGTCATAAGAGAAGTTAGATAGTCATTCACCGAGGCTAATACATACCTTCATGGGAGTGACATTGTATGTGGAGACTCCGGTTATTGGAGCTGAGCTTTTGTTTTCAGCAGTGTAAAAGGCCAGCGCGCTTTCTCCTGGCTTTACTCTCACCTTTAACAACATACCAAAACCAAAAGACATATATCAGTAAAAAGCCACACACACATTAACACTCTTCTTGACTTGTGAAGTCTAAAACAAACCTCTCTTTGAGTTGGAGTGAACTTCCACTGCATCCCATCTGCAACATCAGCATTGAACTGCACCACAATCTCCCTGTTTCCGAGACAAAACATGATAAAGAGTATAGTAAGCTACTAATTTCGTCATCAACAAAATTATTATAAAAATAATAAGATGAGAGAGGTAATAACACCTTTCGGTGACGGTGCCAGATTCTGAATGCCTAGC
Proteins encoded:
- the LOC106309662 gene encoding ADP-ribosylation factor 1-like, with protein sequence MGTTLGKPFVGLFQETEPRIVLFGLPGTGKSSILHKLKTGEVLSTNMPTVGLDMESFKYKNSSFYFVEMGGQYRYRMIPLWKHYFQQVSGFVYVVDTKDRERMEETKSFLHMVMDEIQGNVPDNVAVLVYANKHEVPGAMTAYEISNELDLASLRQKNWQRNWHVQSSCALSGDGLHEGLDWLLKNAERM
- the LOC106309661 gene encoding cytochrome c oxidase assembly protein COX11, mitochondrial-like, whose amino-acid sequence is MSWSKACRGTRISSYLENLHRTSLHSTRTVPLVPWSRYGNQYNLRSKRALWGSSSSFFPLNSHSAAAKSMLLGGAHRQYSTQSITETKSKKMLYYLTGVVFGMVGLTYAAVPLYRTFCQATGYGGTVQRKETVEEKIARHSESGTVTEREIVVQFNADVADGMQWKFTPTQREVRVKPGESALAFYTAENKSSAPITGVSTYNVTPMKAGVYFNKIQCFCFEEQRLLPGEQIDMPVFFYIDPEFETDPRMDGINNLILSYTFFKVSEENTSDSVDNKSSVPVQETK